One part of the Vespula pensylvanica isolate Volc-1 chromosome 18, ASM1446617v1, whole genome shotgun sequence genome encodes these proteins:
- the LOC122635475 gene encoding ribosomal RNA processing protein 36 homolog has product MFSIDNTDSFTRRKHSEVCVKRLFNSYLLYYLFIFKMNAEGYEFLDEDKNQDEIRTELSHMSFEDLQKLKEKLGTKVYNETVFGSRKKKEVIFKRENKNRPREMSTKKQVPRFREIIQVKKHIPRDPRFDSLCGDFNEKAFRNAYSFINDIKKENLVTLKSELQKTDDPKEIKKIKYLIQRLENQLREQKRKNMKEEKQIEEKKLIVKAIKSGQKPSFKKKSEKKVLDLISQYEELKNSGKLKTHIKRLRKKALHKSRPQMEQASWTNTKVE; this is encoded by the exons ATGTTTTCAATCGATAATACAGATAGCTTTACACGAAGAAAACATTCCGAAGTTTGTGTGAAGCGTTTGTttaatagttatttattatattatttgtttatatttaaaatgaatgcAGAAGGTTATGAATTTTTGGACGAAGATAAGAATCAA GATGAAATTCGTACGGAATTGTCACATATGAGTTTCGaagatttacaaaaattaaaagaaaaacttggTACAAAGGTATACAATGAAACTGTATTTGgtagtcgaaagaaaaaggaagtaattttcaaaagagaaaacaaaaatagaccACGAGAAATGTCTACGAAGAAACAAGTGCCAAGGTTTAGAGAAATAATTCAGGTTAAGAAGCATATACCTAGAGATCCACGTTTTGATAGTTTATGTGGTGACTTTAATGAAAAAGCATTTAGAAACGCATACagttttattaacgatataaagaAGGAGAACTTAGTTACTTTAAAAAGCGAGTTACAAAAGACAGATGATccgaaagagataaaaaaaatcaaatatcttATTCAACGATTGGAGAATCAAttgagagagcaaaagagaaagaacatgaaagaagagaagcagatcgaagagaagaagttAATAGTAAAGGCTATCAAATCTGGACAGAAACCttctttcaaaaagaaat CGGAGAAGAAAGTTCTCGATCTAATATCTCAATAcgaggaattaaaaaattcaggGAAATTGAAGACACACATCAAAAGGTTGCGCAAGAAAGCTTTACACAAATCCAGACCACAAATGGAACAAGCAAGTTGGACAAATACGAAAGTAGAGTAA